aaacaaaaacaaattttatgaactattttttttagttttcaaaacttagcatgagttttgaaaacattgatAGAAAGTAGATtgcaaaacaaagaaactcaTTGGTGGAAGTAGTGGAtgtaagcttaattttcaaaaacgaaACGGTTGATTTCcaactaaatatttaatatagaaGTACTTGGTGAtggttgaaaataatatattaatttggaaGTTTGAGTAAATCTCTTGCAGAGGTATTGAACATTGGATTGGAGGACGTGTTGAATGCTCTCAGAAATGACAAGTTATTATGATATTGATGACATTCTTGCAGAGGAAGAGGTCAATATCTTATCCTTTTACCtaataaagtttaatcaaCTTGCAAAATCAATATTGAGTCTTTGTCTTGACAGCTTGTCTCAGTTGTGTTCCAAAAAGCTGTTAATGGAGTTGGAATTGATCCCAGTTCTGAAACAGATTCTGTGAGTTCCAGAGATTAGTAGAGGTATGTTACGAATGTTgaataaaaaacttatattttcttatttggtGTAATTTCAGGTTGAATCTGGATCCAAAGTAGAGCTACCCTTTTGGCTTGCACAAGAGCTTCATCTGAGACAAGTGGCAGTTATGGCCTTACCTTCCTGTTTTAACCAAAGGTAGATAGCCACTACATTTAAGCTCTACAACCAATAATTTCAGTAACTTCGGGTGTTCTGGAATTTTTTGGGAGCTTAAGAGGAGGATTTTATTTACTATGTCCCCATTTCCTAATAGCTGACACGAAAAGATACtgattttttgttctttttcctctAATTCTGTGATTGCATAATTCATTATTATGTGTAATTGTGTTGTTTCCCATCTGGCTGGTGCGTAGGTCTCATGGATTGCATTTTTTTGGTCTGCTAATTATTTGAGGATGAACTTGTGAATTGGAATCCGTAGAGTACAGACATTAGTAAGATTCGATTTGGtcgtttttaaagttaatcctgttattatttttaacttattttcatTACTCCTTTCGCTTGCTGATGAATTACATTTACATGGGAGACAAATGATGTTAATGGCCTTaccttccaatttcatttatcaaaacaaaagttatGGTTTTTTCTCCTTGATACTGTCCTGATGATCTGTTTTGGTCATGAAATTGTCGTATTCCAAACTTTTTGAGATTAGTTTATATAATCTCTTTTAGAATGCTCGCACTTGCTGCATAAGAGATCACGCCcaaagaaaagttttttttttggtgttgTTTTCCAAACCTTCGTGTGGCTCAAATTTTCCATTTACTCACTACTTTATTACTAGTAGAAACTTCCTGCATTAGAATCTCATGATTAAAGGAATCAGTAAGACTCTGATGATGACAtttattcttatatatattgaaaatatgatgATATTTGTAGCTGACCAGTGCTCTTGTTCTCTTACTAGAACACGACTGGAAATTCAGGCTGATGCTGCATTTGTTGATCTACGGTCTAGATGTCAATTCTTCTATGAATTTGGATGCAAGATTGCACCTTTGTGAGTATCCTGAGATCCAACACTTCAGGATGTAAATCATGATTCTTTtatgagaagaaaattttatattgcTGCCTTGCCTATTAATTTAGGTGAAGTCACACTTATGGCCATTGATATTGAAAGCGTTTATGTGCCCTCACACTTATGGccattgaaattgaaagcGTTTATGTGCCCTTTCATTTGAAATACATTTGTACTCTAATAAGCATGACTTGTTTTCACCTTTGCCAGAAGTAGCCTTCTGGAGACATGgc
This DNA window, taken from Cucumis sativus cultivar 9930 chromosome 6, Cucumber_9930_V3, whole genome shotgun sequence, encodes the following:
- the LOC101203869 gene encoding DNA replication complex GINS protein PSF3 isoform X1, coding for MLSEMTSYYDIDDILAEEELVSVVFQKAVNGVGIDPSSETDSVESGSKVELPFWLAQELHLRQVAVMALPSCFNQRTRLEIQADAAFVDLRSRCQFFYEFGCKIAPLVGDRTIGSWLLSTLKSRYKEVLTKAHSAVFAASSKYLALLSKEETKMYEAAQSSMTAFKKWRMGGPRFQRASFLSRKRKSTE
- the LOC101203869 gene encoding DNA replication complex GINS protein PSF3 isoform X2, whose protein sequence is MLSEMTSYYDIDDILAEEEVESGSKVELPFWLAQELHLRQVAVMALPSCFNQRTRLEIQADAAFVDLRSRCQFFYEFGCKIAPLVGDRTIGSWLLSTLKSRYKEVLTKAHSAVFAASSKYLALLSKEETKMYEAAQSSMTAFKKWRMGGPRFQRASFLSRKRKSTE